One Lacticaseibacillus rhamnosus genomic window carries:
- a CDS encoding formate--tetrahydrofolate ligase, whose product MSDIEIAQANEASSMWPITKVAASIGLTADDLELYGKSKAKLSFTALNALKDKPFGKLVLVTSINPTPAGEGKSTITVGLGDALQQRGQHPVIALREPSLGPVMGMKGGATGGGYAQVVPMEDINLHFTGDMHALTTAVDTLAALIDNHLQQGNTLNIDPRRILWKRALDINDRALRHVTIGLGGPTSGVPREDGFDITVASELMAVLCLAENIADLKARIGRIVIGYTYDRKPVTVGDLKVTGAIAMLLRDALKPNLVQTLEHTPAFIHGGPFANIAHGCNSVLATRTALQLGNIAITEAGFGADLGGEKFMDIKTPVLGKTPDAVVIVATVRALKYNGGVALADLQQENLDALAKGFANLKRHIHSMQGYGVPVVVAVNRFTSDTDAEIQWLIDACAKLNVKAVTATVWADGGRGGLAVADAVLDALNQPSHFTPLYDRNSDVKEKIKTIVQKIYGGADVVYEGKANAALRTIAKNGWQDLPICMAKTQYSLTDNAKTLGAPEGFTIHVRDIIPKLGAGFLVVMTGTVLTMPGLPKAPAALNMDVTDDGKISGLF is encoded by the coding sequence ATGTCTGATATTGAAATTGCCCAGGCTAACGAAGCCAGCTCAATGTGGCCAATCACGAAAGTTGCCGCAAGTATCGGTTTAACCGCTGATGATTTGGAACTTTATGGCAAATCAAAAGCCAAACTCAGCTTTACGGCGCTTAATGCGTTGAAAGATAAGCCGTTTGGCAAGCTCGTTTTGGTCACATCCATCAATCCGACCCCCGCCGGTGAAGGCAAATCAACCATTACTGTCGGCTTAGGTGATGCATTGCAACAACGCGGCCAGCATCCCGTTATCGCATTGCGGGAACCTTCATTAGGTCCGGTCATGGGGATGAAAGGCGGCGCAACCGGTGGCGGCTATGCGCAAGTGGTACCGATGGAAGATATTAACCTACACTTCACCGGTGACATGCATGCTTTGACCACTGCCGTTGACACACTGGCCGCTTTAATCGACAATCATCTGCAGCAAGGAAACACACTCAATATTGACCCTCGCCGAATTTTGTGGAAGCGTGCGTTGGATATCAACGACCGGGCACTGCGCCATGTAACAATTGGCTTAGGCGGTCCAACCAGTGGCGTGCCGCGCGAAGATGGGTTTGACATTACGGTCGCCAGCGAATTAATGGCCGTTCTATGTCTGGCCGAAAACATTGCCGATCTAAAAGCAAGAATTGGCCGGATTGTGATTGGGTATACCTATGACCGCAAACCCGTCACGGTCGGCGATTTAAAAGTCACCGGTGCCATTGCCATGTTATTGCGCGATGCCCTGAAGCCTAACTTAGTACAGACACTTGAACATACGCCAGCATTTATTCATGGTGGCCCATTTGCCAATATCGCACATGGTTGTAATTCCGTTTTAGCAACCCGCACCGCTTTGCAACTGGGTAACATCGCGATTACGGAAGCTGGCTTCGGCGCTGATCTGGGCGGTGAAAAGTTCATGGATATCAAGACCCCAGTGTTAGGTAAAACCCCGGATGCTGTTGTCATCGTCGCAACCGTTCGCGCACTAAAGTATAACGGCGGGGTTGCATTAGCCGATCTGCAACAGGAAAACCTGGACGCGTTAGCTAAAGGTTTTGCCAATCTGAAACGCCATATCCACAGTATGCAAGGTTACGGCGTGCCGGTTGTCGTTGCGGTCAATCGGTTCACAAGTGACACCGATGCCGAAATTCAGTGGTTAATTGATGCCTGTGCCAAACTCAATGTCAAGGCAGTTACCGCAACGGTTTGGGCAGATGGCGGCCGCGGCGGTTTGGCAGTTGCGGATGCAGTTTTAGATGCTTTGAATCAGCCAAGTCACTTCACACCGCTTTATGATCGCAACAGCGACGTCAAAGAAAAAATCAAGACCATCGTTCAAAAGATTTATGGCGGTGCCGATGTTGTCTATGAAGGTAAAGCGAATGCTGCACTTCGAACCATTGCCAAGAACGGTTGGCAGGACTTGCCGATTTGCATGGCTAAAACCCAGTATTCGTTAACCGACAACGCTAAAACACTAGGCGCTCCTGAAGGCTTCACCATTCATGTGCGCGATATTATCCCTAAGCTAGGCGCCGGGTTCCTGGTCGTCATGACCGGCACGGTTTTGACAATGCCAGGCTTGCCAAAAGCACCAGCTGCTTTAAACATGGATGTTACTGACGATGGTAAGATTTCCGGACTTTTCTAA
- a CDS encoding EbsA family protein, translated as MAGYRTHYQPAWIDFSMFWSAIVFGLSLAIILQLESTNLSWLAVAVAGITILVAIVQILLLRLVATPKGLRLTSFFKSNTINLAWADIEDFTNGRLTVMLKTKQYGRVSFLMFGKKRKQKIVALIKKGLETSTK; from the coding sequence TTGGCAGGATATCGAACACATTATCAACCTGCATGGATCGATTTTAGCATGTTTTGGAGTGCGATCGTATTTGGACTTAGTTTAGCGATCATTCTTCAGCTGGAAAGCACCAATTTATCATGGCTGGCGGTCGCGGTTGCAGGTATCACAATTTTAGTTGCGATTGTTCAGATTTTATTGCTCCGCCTAGTCGCAACGCCTAAAGGCCTTCGTTTAACCAGCTTTTTTAAAAGTAACACGATTAATTTAGCTTGGGCGGACATTGAGGACTTTACGAATGGCCGTTTGACCGTTATGCTTAAAACCAAACAATACGGTCGCGTTTCGTTTCTGATGTTCGGCAAAAAGCGAAAACAAAAAATCGTGGCGTTGATCAAAAAAGGTTTGGAAACATCCACTAAATAA
- a CDS encoding ribonuclease HI family protein produces the protein MLKLYTDGATKGNPGPAGIGILVSGLPQQIQHHAALPAMSNHEAEFAAAIAGFKLLIESSLTTGTVAYYSDSKLVIQAIEKRYAKHYPALTAELLSLIDEFPLVLPNWIPDRQNRGAHHLAQQGLHQAETES, from the coding sequence ATGCTTAAACTATACACAGATGGCGCCACAAAAGGCAACCCGGGACCGGCTGGCATCGGCATTCTGGTTAGCGGATTGCCTCAGCAAATTCAACATCATGCCGCTTTGCCTGCGATGAGTAACCACGAAGCAGAATTTGCTGCTGCCATTGCCGGGTTTAAATTATTGATTGAATCCAGCTTGACAACAGGCACAGTCGCTTACTACAGCGATTCCAAGTTAGTGATTCAAGCCATTGAAAAGCGCTATGCCAAACACTATCCGGCTTTAACGGCAGAGCTGCTGAGCTTAATTGACGAGTTTCCGCTGGTATTGCCCAACTGGATCCCGGATCGGCAAAATCGCGGTGCCCATCACCTGGCTCAACAAGGTTTGCACCAAGCTGAAACCGAAAGTTAG
- a CDS encoding nitroreductase family protein has protein sequence MNQDLLNLLKQRRSIYALGKDIKQNPDELVALIESVIQETPTAFNSQATRAVFLFGEQHDKLWDIVVKRLKSEVPSEEAYEATKKKIAGFKAAFATILYFTDTDVVKQLEKNFPLYADNFATWAEQSQGSAQLNTWVTLANNGIGANLQHYNPIIDDLVREAFDIPANWQLRAQMPFGSIEGEANAKDYMDREQQFKVLK, from the coding sequence GTGAATCAAGATCTTCTAAATCTGCTCAAACAACGCCGCTCCATCTATGCACTCGGCAAGGATATCAAACAAAATCCTGACGAGTTGGTTGCATTAATCGAATCCGTTATTCAAGAAACACCAACAGCCTTTAACTCACAGGCTACTCGGGCCGTTTTCCTGTTTGGCGAGCAACATGATAAGTTATGGGACATTGTGGTCAAGCGCTTAAAGAGTGAAGTGCCAAGCGAGGAAGCCTACGAGGCAACCAAGAAGAAAATTGCCGGTTTCAAAGCCGCTTTTGCAACCATTTTATACTTCACCGACACCGACGTCGTAAAACAGTTAGAGAAAAATTTCCCGCTGTATGCCGATAACTTTGCAACTTGGGCAGAACAGTCACAAGGATCGGCTCAGCTTAACACGTGGGTAACGCTGGCTAACAACGGTATCGGTGCTAACTTGCAGCATTACAACCCGATCATTGACGACCTTGTCCGCGAAGCTTTTGATATCCCGGCAAACTGGCAGTTACGTGCTCAGATGCCATTCGGTTCCATCGAAGGCGAAGCGAATGCCAAGGATTACATGGATCGTGAGCAACAATTCAAAGTGCTTAAATAA
- the cls gene encoding cardiolipin synthase, producing MSLITWLIIIILVLNTIGAIFTVLREVRDISTTWAWLLVLIFLPIIGFGFYLFAGRGLSTKKLRRIQREYESGVKAFVSLQKHENARNKLLPPTDYTPAAKALTAFFLNTAQAPVLAHNQVQLYTDGEKKFAALFRDIEAAKHYIYVEYYTIYNDELGNQFQQLLIKKAKQGVTVKVLYDAWGSMGASAKWWRRLTDVGGQAESYFSSKHPITDFRLNYRDHRKIVVIDDHVGYIGGFNVGDQYVSRKPKFGYWRDTHLRIVGNTIYALKIRFTMDWNATVDEQKEIAYNVEQSGAEDLTSESMTAGSTPIQIVASGPDRPTQQIKLGYTKLITSATKSVWIQSPYLVPDDTVIDALVSAAMSGIDVRIMVPDMPDHPFIFRATQYYANYLARSGVKIYHYQHGFMHAKTVVVDDAIASVGSANFDIRSFKLNFEINAFIYDRKIAGTLAEIFQADMAKSYLLTPEIISNQGWWLRFKQDFSRLLSPIL from the coding sequence ATGTCGCTCATTACGTGGCTAATTATTATTATTTTGGTTTTGAATACCATTGGGGCGATTTTCACCGTCCTCCGCGAAGTCCGCGATATTTCAACGACCTGGGCTTGGTTACTAGTGCTGATTTTCCTGCCGATTATTGGTTTCGGTTTTTATCTATTCGCCGGTCGCGGCTTGTCAACCAAGAAGTTGCGGCGGATTCAACGCGAATATGAATCTGGCGTGAAAGCCTTCGTGTCACTTCAAAAACATGAAAATGCGCGCAATAAGCTATTGCCGCCTACGGATTACACGCCAGCAGCTAAGGCGTTAACGGCCTTTTTTCTTAATACGGCCCAAGCACCGGTACTCGCGCACAACCAGGTTCAACTGTACACGGATGGCGAAAAAAAGTTTGCGGCGTTATTTCGTGACATCGAAGCGGCCAAACATTATATCTATGTTGAGTATTACACCATTTATAATGACGAGCTAGGTAATCAGTTTCAACAACTACTTATAAAGAAAGCCAAGCAAGGCGTCACTGTAAAGGTTTTATATGATGCCTGGGGTTCAATGGGTGCCTCGGCTAAATGGTGGCGGCGGCTCACTGATGTCGGCGGACAGGCTGAGAGCTATTTTAGCTCGAAACATCCCATCACCGACTTTCGGCTTAACTATCGCGATCACCGCAAGATCGTTGTGATTGATGATCACGTTGGCTATATTGGCGGTTTTAATGTCGGTGATCAATATGTTTCGCGTAAACCGAAATTCGGTTACTGGCGCGATACACATTTACGCATTGTCGGGAACACCATTTATGCGTTGAAAATTCGCTTTACAATGGATTGGAACGCAACTGTCGATGAGCAAAAAGAAATTGCCTATAACGTCGAACAAAGCGGTGCCGAGGATCTGACCAGCGAAAGTATGACCGCAGGCAGCACGCCGATTCAAATTGTTGCATCCGGACCTGACCGCCCCACCCAACAAATCAAGCTGGGGTACACCAAGTTAATCACTAGCGCTACCAAATCAGTTTGGATTCAGAGCCCCTATCTGGTGCCAGATGATACGGTAATCGATGCTTTAGTCTCGGCGGCGATGTCCGGCATTGATGTCCGAATTATGGTGCCGGATATGCCGGATCATCCCTTTATTTTCCGTGCCACGCAATATTATGCCAATTATCTGGCGCGATCAGGGGTTAAAATTTATCACTACCAGCACGGTTTCATGCACGCCAAAACCGTGGTTGTTGATGATGCGATTGCCAGTGTTGGCTCGGCAAATTTTGATATCCGCAGTTTCAAATTGAACTTCGAAATAAATGCGTTTATTTACGATCGCAAAATTGCCGGAACTTTGGCCGAAATCTTCCAAGCGGATATGGCCAAAAGCTATCTACTGACACCGGAAATCATTTCGAACCAAGGCTGGTGGTTACGGTTTAAGCAAGACTTTTCCAGGCTCCTGTCCCCTATTCTTTAA
- a CDS encoding helix-turn-helix domain-containing protein, which yields MAFEEIFLDREERDRLAIYGTLRDAPNHQLNIVTTSMARGESYRQLRRLMEKVAADLHEIDPAAPPLLHRGDSNMTAPPAISRVRYRIFLYRRSLPGKLLVKTLMAPTSTLSDLLTETGFSRAAFFRRISALRLYLRRAEVSINLTPLSLIGSEPRIRQIYRQLLWQLVDIGNPLFADILPESRQLIKALQAAGMVQRDFSVAQLLFSANINLHRLKAHHSIAGTLNFSALKPQPSLPKKIPAPLANLPRATAEAEMLYLYLGQWRIPRFHTEQQFDAATLVGYHAANETPAWQTVAKIRTELSTRLVGISPSVTNDLALAGNLLKILISERIFPGGAYIDLTKTASPMRAFYPRLETAIKAFFARELPTEKSRPEIVDGFYQLLWPFMTDSAVSDKLKVALDPMMPQPLYETVRLNLMHPAYIRLVTVAQHPDLVISAQALAPGEEPIVPDTPVFYLASDRFESWSALYQELFHRSRQLLHR from the coding sequence ATGGCGTTTGAAGAAATTTTTCTAGACCGCGAAGAACGAGACCGGTTAGCGATTTACGGCACTTTACGCGACGCACCCAACCACCAGCTTAACATTGTGACTACCTCAATGGCGCGTGGTGAAAGTTATCGGCAACTTCGCCGGCTCATGGAGAAGGTAGCCGCTGATTTGCATGAAATTGATCCTGCTGCACCACCGTTATTGCACCGCGGTGATAGCAACATGACGGCACCGCCTGCCATCAGTCGCGTTCGTTATCGCATATTTTTATATCGGCGGTCACTGCCGGGGAAACTACTTGTCAAAACTTTGATGGCGCCCACGTCAACGCTTTCAGATCTATTGACTGAAACCGGGTTTTCCCGCGCTGCTTTTTTTCGCCGAATTTCCGCATTACGACTCTATTTGCGCCGAGCTGAAGTTTCGATTAATTTGACCCCGTTATCGCTGATCGGTTCTGAACCGCGAATTCGCCAAATCTATCGCCAATTATTGTGGCAACTGGTCGATATCGGGAATCCGTTGTTCGCCGATATTTTGCCCGAATCACGCCAACTCATCAAAGCGTTGCAAGCGGCCGGCATGGTACAACGCGATTTCTCGGTCGCCCAGTTGCTATTTTCAGCCAATATTAATTTGCATCGCCTTAAGGCCCACCACTCAATTGCCGGTACTTTGAACTTTTCTGCGCTCAAACCGCAGCCATCATTACCTAAAAAAATACCTGCACCTTTAGCAAACTTGCCACGAGCCACTGCTGAAGCCGAGATGCTCTATCTTTATCTCGGACAATGGCGGATTCCACGCTTTCATACGGAACAACAATTTGATGCTGCCACCTTGGTCGGCTATCATGCCGCTAACGAGACGCCAGCATGGCAAACGGTCGCTAAGATTCGCACCGAACTCAGCACACGACTCGTCGGAATTTCACCATCCGTGACCAATGATCTCGCCTTGGCAGGTAACTTGCTAAAAATTTTAATTAGCGAACGCATCTTCCCAGGCGGCGCTTACATTGATTTAACCAAAACCGCCAGTCCCATGCGCGCGTTTTATCCGCGTCTGGAGACAGCTATTAAGGCCTTTTTTGCCCGGGAACTGCCGACCGAAAAATCCCGGCCTGAAATCGTTGACGGATTCTATCAATTACTTTGGCCATTCATGACCGACAGTGCCGTTTCAGATAAACTCAAAGTGGCACTTGATCCCATGATGCCACAACCTTTGTACGAAACAGTCCGTCTTAATCTGATGCATCCCGCCTATATTCGACTGGTAACTGTTGCCCAACACCCGGACCTCGTGATTTCTGCTCAGGCGCTGGCTCCCGGTGAGGAACCGATTGTACCAGACACGCCTGTTTTTTATTTGGCAAGTGATCGGTTCGAGAGCTGGTCAGCACTTTATCAAGAATTGTTCCACCGCTCCCGTCAGCTTTTGCATCGTTAA
- the nrdH gene encoding glutaredoxin-like protein NrdH — MRNITLFTRNGCPQCRMTKRYLDTHNISFTEHNINEEPEYIDYLKKKGFQQVPVLEADGLDSFSGFRPDALKQLAV, encoded by the coding sequence ATGCGTAACATCACACTGTTTACGCGCAATGGCTGTCCGCAATGCCGGATGACAAAGCGCTACCTCGATACCCATAACATTTCATTTACCGAACACAATATCAACGAAGAACCTGAATACATCGACTACTTGAAGAAAAAGGGATTCCAGCAGGTTCCCGTTCTCGAAGCAGATGGGCTTGATTCATTCTCCGGGTTCCGACCGGATGCCTTGAAGCAACTGGCTGTTTGA
- the nrdE gene encoding class 1b ribonucleoside-diphosphate reductase subunit alpha: protein MSLKTISPDEVTYYALNNEINIPVNDQIPLNKDKEALQAFLTENVAPNTMKFASLQERLKYLVEHHYYEADFLKKYQPAFLEKLNQFLTAQHFQFKSFMAAYKYYAQYALKTDDGTQYLEDYKDRVFANALFFADGNEDLAVDLADEMIHQRYQPATPSFLNAGRARRGELVSCFLLQITDDMNSIGRAINSALELSRIGGGVGLTLSNLREAGAPIKGIDGAASGVLPVMKLLEDSFSYSNQLGQRQGAGVVYLNVFHPDIISFLGAKKENADEKYRVKTLSLGVIVPDKYYELIKANADMYLFSPYSVERAYGKPFSYVDITKEYDKMVANPDIKKYKIKARDLENEISKLQQESGYPYIINIDTTNRANPIEGRIIMSNLCSEIMQVQVPSKLNNRQEYEVLGTDVSCNLGSTNIPNLMHSRDFGHSVEAMVRALTYVTDHSNIDVVPSVQHGNHLAHSIGLGAMGLHTYFAKNHMYYGSPESLDFTNIYFLLLNYYTLKASNKIAKERGESFHNFENSKYADGSYFDKYLNQTWAPKYDKVRDLFKNIHIPTQADWQALKEDVMKNGLYHQNRMAVAPNGSISYINDTSASLQPIVNRIEDRQEKKIGTIYYPAPGLSNDTMPYYQSAYDIDMRKVIDVYAAAQQHVDQGMAMTLFMRSTIPAGLYPWKDGRTDKMTTRDLNILRNYAHYKGIKSIYYIRTYTDDQEEIGSNACESCSI from the coding sequence ATGTCACTAAAAACCATTAGTCCGGATGAGGTTACTTATTACGCACTTAACAACGAGATTAACATTCCCGTTAACGACCAAATTCCGCTTAACAAAGATAAAGAAGCATTGCAGGCCTTTTTGACCGAAAATGTTGCACCCAATACCATGAAATTTGCTTCATTACAGGAGCGCTTAAAGTATCTGGTTGAACATCACTATTATGAAGCAGACTTTTTAAAGAAATATCAACCGGCCTTTTTGGAGAAGTTGAATCAGTTTCTCACCGCGCAGCATTTCCAATTTAAGTCGTTCATGGCTGCGTATAAATATTATGCTCAGTACGCGTTAAAAACCGATGACGGGACGCAATATCTTGAAGATTACAAAGATCGCGTTTTCGCTAATGCCCTTTTCTTTGCGGATGGTAACGAAGATTTGGCCGTTGACTTAGCCGATGAGATGATTCATCAGCGCTATCAACCGGCTACCCCATCCTTCCTGAATGCAGGTCGGGCGCGGCGTGGTGAACTGGTCTCTTGTTTCCTGCTGCAAATCACCGATGACATGAATTCAATTGGTCGGGCAATCAACTCGGCTTTGGAACTTTCCCGTATCGGCGGCGGTGTCGGCTTGACGCTGTCGAACCTGCGTGAAGCCGGTGCACCGATCAAGGGCATTGACGGTGCTGCCAGTGGTGTCTTGCCAGTCATGAAGTTGCTGGAAGATTCATTCTCCTACAGTAACCAGCTGGGTCAGCGCCAAGGTGCCGGGGTGGTTTATTTGAACGTCTTCCATCCGGATATCATCAGCTTCCTAGGCGCTAAGAAGGAAAATGCCGATGAAAAGTATCGGGTGAAAACGTTGAGCCTTGGTGTGATTGTGCCAGACAAATACTACGAACTCATCAAGGCTAACGCTGACATGTACCTCTTCTCCCCTTATTCAGTCGAACGCGCGTATGGCAAGCCATTTTCTTACGTGGATATCACGAAGGAATACGACAAGATGGTAGCCAATCCTGATATTAAGAAATACAAGATCAAAGCGCGCGACTTGGAAAACGAGATCTCCAAGTTGCAGCAAGAATCCGGCTATCCGTACATCATTAATATCGATACGACTAATCGCGCCAATCCGATCGAAGGTAGGATTATCATGAGTAACCTGTGCTCTGAAATTATGCAGGTGCAGGTTCCGTCTAAGCTCAATAATCGTCAGGAGTACGAGGTCTTAGGGACAGATGTTTCTTGCAACTTGGGGAGTACGAATATTCCTAACTTGATGCACAGCCGTGATTTTGGTCATAGCGTCGAAGCCATGGTACGCGCGCTCACCTATGTCACGGATCACAGCAACATTGACGTTGTGCCATCCGTGCAGCATGGCAATCACCTTGCCCACAGTATTGGCCTTGGTGCGATGGGCCTGCACACCTATTTTGCCAAGAACCACATGTACTACGGTTCACCGGAAAGCCTTGATTTCACTAACATCTACTTCCTGCTGCTTAATTATTACACGCTCAAAGCTTCCAATAAGATCGCTAAGGAACGCGGCGAATCCTTCCACAACTTTGAAAATAGCAAGTACGCAGATGGCAGTTATTTTGACAAGTATCTCAATCAAACCTGGGCGCCGAAGTATGATAAGGTTCGCGACTTGTTCAAAAACATTCACATTCCAACGCAGGCTGACTGGCAGGCACTCAAAGAAGATGTGATGAAAAACGGTTTGTACCATCAAAATCGGATGGCAGTTGCACCTAATGGCTCAATTAGCTATATCAACGACACCAGCGCTTCATTACAGCCAATTGTCAACCGGATTGAGGATCGTCAGGAAAAGAAAATCGGTACCATTTATTATCCGGCACCAGGGCTTTCCAACGACACGATGCCTTACTATCAAAGCGCCTATGACATTGATATGCGCAAAGTCATTGATGTCTACGCAGCAGCCCAGCAACATGTTGACCAGGGGATGGCGATGACGTTGTTTATGCGTAGTACCATCCCAGCTGGCCTTTATCCGTGGAAAGATGGTCGTACTGATAAAATGACCACCCGGGACTTGAATATCTTGCGGAATTACGCCCACTATAAAGGCATTAAGTCCATTTACTACATCCGGACTTATACCGATGACCAAGAAGAAATCGGCAGCAACGCTTGTGAAAGTTGCTCAATTTGA
- the nrdF gene encoding class 1b ribonucleoside-diphosphate reductase subunit beta, with protein sequence MVKQYIAINWNAIEDEVDKATWEKLTEQFWLDTRIPLSNDLDDWRSLSPDEQWVVGHVFGGLTLLDTLQSQDGMASLRQNIRTQQETAVLNNIQFMESVHAKSYSSIFSTLNTPAEIDEIFDWTNHNEHLQYKANKINDIYHNGSALQKKIASVFLETFLFYSGFFTPLYYLGNNKLTNVAEIIKLIIRDESVHGTYIGYKFQLGFNELPEAEQQQLQDWMYDLLYDLYENEEKYTNDLYAKTKWTDEVLTFLRYNANKALMNLGQETAFPDTADDVNPIVMNGISTSTANHDFFSQVGNGYRLGQVEAMEDDDYSFSTEDKGHKD encoded by the coding sequence ATGGTAAAACAGTATATTGCGATTAACTGGAATGCAATTGAAGATGAAGTAGATAAAGCCACTTGGGAAAAATTAACCGAACAGTTTTGGCTCGACACCCGAATCCCCTTGTCCAACGATTTGGACGATTGGCGTTCATTGAGTCCGGATGAACAATGGGTCGTTGGCCACGTTTTCGGCGGGTTGACTTTACTGGATACCCTGCAAAGTCAAGACGGTATGGCAAGTTTACGCCAAAACATCCGGACCCAACAGGAAACCGCGGTGCTTAATAATATTCAGTTTATGGAAAGTGTCCATGCGAAGAGTTATTCATCAATTTTCTCGACGCTGAACACGCCTGCCGAGATCGATGAAATCTTTGACTGGACCAATCACAATGAGCATTTGCAGTACAAGGCCAACAAAATCAATGACATCTATCACAACGGCTCGGCACTACAAAAGAAAATTGCCAGTGTTTTCCTGGAAACGTTCCTGTTTTATTCAGGCTTCTTTACCCCGCTTTATTACCTGGGCAACAACAAGCTGACGAATGTGGCCGAAATTATCAAGCTGATTATTCGGGATGAGAGTGTTCACGGAACCTATATCGGCTATAAATTCCAGTTAGGCTTCAATGAATTACCGGAAGCAGAGCAACAACAACTGCAGGATTGGATGTACGATCTGTTATACGACCTCTATGAAAACGAAGAAAAGTATACGAACGATCTCTACGCTAAAACCAAATGGACCGATGAAGTTTTGACTTTCCTGCGTTATAACGCCAATAAGGCCCTGATGAATCTGGGACAGGAAACCGCCTTTCCGGATACCGCCGATGACGTTAATCCGATTGTAATGAACGGCATTTCAACATCAACGGCTAACCATGATTTCTTCTCACAGGTCGGTAATGGTTACCGGCTCGGTCAGGTCGAAGCAATGGAAGATGATGATTATTCATTCTCGACTGAAGATAAAGGGCACAAGGATTAA
- a CDS encoding LysR family transcriptional regulator — protein sequence MELQTLRNFIEIADHGSITAAARTLGISQPGLSRQLKDLEKELGVKLLIRGNRRVTLTEDGTYLLNRARELTAIAERTKNNLQGKHALGGDLYIGAGETSGKRLMLQLAQSLRLQYPSLHVHVTYGSDESLVANLEAGMYDFILRPGKEHTQYERLLLPMRDAWGILMDTEDPLTDNLLITPNDISDSELILPRATHIRNSFEHWLGQGLDPAYIVGTYDLTADALGMTAVGLGRALCLEYLATQTSNTSLTFRPLAPALADPVALVWKRDRELSRIAQHFLELVHEKIASDKTES from the coding sequence ATGGAACTGCAGACGTTGCGCAACTTCATTGAAATTGCAGATCATGGCAGTATTACCGCTGCAGCCAGAACATTAGGTATATCTCAGCCAGGGCTATCGCGCCAGCTCAAGGATCTGGAAAAAGAGCTGGGCGTCAAGTTGCTCATTCGGGGTAATCGCCGCGTCACCTTGACCGAAGATGGTACCTATCTACTAAATCGAGCACGCGAATTGACCGCCATTGCCGAACGGACCAAAAACAATTTACAAGGCAAACATGCCTTGGGCGGTGATCTCTATATCGGTGCAGGCGAAACTAGCGGCAAACGACTCATGCTCCAGTTAGCGCAATCTTTGCGGCTTCAGTACCCCAGCTTACATGTCCACGTGACGTATGGATCAGATGAAAGTCTGGTAGCTAACCTGGAAGCCGGCATGTATGACTTTATTCTGCGTCCGGGTAAAGAGCACACGCAATATGAACGGTTGTTGTTACCCATGCGTGATGCGTGGGGAATCTTGATGGACACCGAGGATCCCCTGACTGATAATCTGTTAATTACGCCAAATGATATCAGTGACAGTGAACTGATCCTGCCACGAGCAACGCACATCCGCAATAGTTTTGAACATTGGCTTGGCCAGGGATTGGATCCAGCCTATATTGTCGGAACTTATGACTTAACTGCTGATGCATTAGGCATGACAGCAGTCGGTTTGGGGCGGGCATTGTGCCTGGAATACCTGGCTACCCAAACGTCTAATACTTCCTTGACTTTTCGTCCGTTAGCACCTGCACTAGCCGATCCGGTTGCGTTGGTCTGGAAACGGGATCGGGAGCTTTCGCGTATCGCGCAACACTTTTTGGAACTTGTCCACGAGAAGATTGCGTCTGATAAAACCGAATCGTAA